Within the Methanobacterium sp. BRmetb2 genome, the region AATTTCTTTACATTCCCTTTTAGGCGTTGAAATTGTAATACATAGTTAATAAAAAAATATGACAATTTTTTTTATTCAGGTGTTTCTAATATGTGGAAAGTATAATATCTGGTGAATCCACATTCCTTGCAGCAGATAGTCATTTTATATTGGTCTATGTTGATTTCATGAATAGTGGCATCTCCACAGTTATAACACTTTGAGGATTTTTTGAGTTTCCATGGTTCAATTTTCATTTAATCACTCCTCAGGATTTTCTACTCCTTTAAAAATATAATGTCTGGTTGCACCACAATTAGTACACCATATTTTCGCTTTGTTTACATCTACACGTATTCTCTGAGCAGCGTCTTCCCCACAATAAAAGCAGGGGACTTTTTTCTCAAGGAACCACACATCAACTTCTTTTGCTTTTTTGTCCTGGTTTCCATAATTAACTATTATCTTTCGAATTGGAACTTCAATTATGGTGTAGCGATCATTTTCCAATGCCTTATTAACTGATTCTTCAACTACAGGTACCTGTTCCTCATTTAAAACTGTGCAGATCTGAACTGCATCGTTTGCATAATCTCTAATCATTCCTATGGCTGATTTAGGATCTTCTTTTATACTAAATCCTTCCCAATCCTCTGGTGACATTCCTTTATATTCTAAAATATAAAATCCAGTTATACCTGAATCTGTTAAGGCATTCATGGCCTTGCCCAGATTTTCTATCTCTACAAAAACCCTTAAATGGACCTTCACTTTACCACCTTCGTTTCACTTATCCTTAAGATTGAATAACATGGAATAATATCCAGGATAAAATCTCCCATTATATTTATCTCTAAATAGCTATTAAAAATTTTCAGTTTTAACATGGTACTTTATGATTTTCAGATATTATAAAATTAATTTTTATCCTCACCCTAAAAATTGTTAATCTATAAATTTTTTAAATCCACAAAACTTCTAAATATCTGGATAAACATATTCTTGCATGGTGGGATCATGAAAAATCAACATTTCAAAGAATGGATGGTTCTATGTCAGAATAAAAACTGTAAAAATAAATATATCCTGCCTGAAGATGCAGTTGTGGATTGGAAAACTCGTAAAAGCTTTGGCCTGTGTAAAACTTCTTGTGACACAGTTTATCCTGAATTAAAAAAAGGAATTCCCTGTCCAAAATGCGGTAGAATAAATTTTAGAGTAATTAAAGCTTATCAAAAAACAAAAAGGGTTAATTAATCTAATTTTGGATGTAGTTACTTAAAAAAATTGATATGAAGTTTATCCAATTAAATAAGTTTTTAATCAAAATAGTTATAGAATCATTATCAACAATCATATTATAATAGGAGGAGTTAGATGAAATTCCGGGGTGCTTTCGGCATATACAATAAAGGTAAAGTTGAGATTTCTGAGGATAAAGAAAAATCAGATGAAGTTTTTAATTCATTAAATGAATCAGAAAAGGTAGTGGTTATCTCAACTCAACAGTTTATAAAGTGGCTTGAAGATTTAGAGATTTCTATAAGCAATATAGAAGAATATGACAAAGAATTGATGTCCCTCATGTTTAGAATAAAAAAATAGACATGATTATTCCTATTTTATTTTAAAAAAATTTATATATTAATTTTTATTCCACCTGGTGATTTAATGGAAGAAACTATCTCTATCAACGATGCAATTGTTAAATTTAATCAAGAAAATCTTATTATAAGTAGAAAAAAAGGATTTGCAATTTTAACTAACCAAAATTCTAAAGACAGTTTTCTCAATGTTAAATCCGTGGTAAAACATAAAAAAACTAATATTACAGAAACGAAAATGATTCTAGATAAATTAAATCATAACAAAGATGTTAGCCCGCCCTTTAGCTTATTAGTCGATGATGTTAATATCAATGATGTGGTAATAGTCACCTATGATTGTGTGACTGCAATAGTAAGTTTAGAATTAAGTAAGGCAAATGATAAGAACCACCAAAGTTCTTCAGATATCATGAAAGGTGGAAAAAAATCATTAAAAAATATTAACATATTGTTATTTGTAGATAAAAATCTAAGCAAAGATAATCTTTTAAAATTGTATATGAACGCAGTTGAAGGTAAATCTTCAGCATTATGGGAATTAGATGTCCGGGACAAATTCAATGAACTATTCACTGGTGGAAATAATGATACAGTTTTAATTGCCTGCAAAGAATTTGAAGATCCAGAAGAAGAAACTGACGAAATAAAACTTCAACAAATGGTTAAAAAATGTGTTAGAGATGCATTAGTTAAGGCCATAAGAAATTCTGGTTATTTTAGAAATATATTAGATTTTATCAATAGTGTGGGCGTAGAAATTGATGATCTAGTTGAAGCGGGCATGGATTTATGTGTAGGTGTGGAGAAAACTGATGAGTTATACCAGAAGCTTAAAGCACAGATTTTAAAATCTCTGGAAGATATAAATGTTATCACCTTGATCATGGCCGGCATCAGGGTTGAGGAGGACTATGAGAAACACCGCCTTGAAGAAGTTGATGTGGATGATGACCCTGCATATCTGTACACTGATGAGGTTTTAGGTATGGCCATTGCGAACCAAATTGCTGGTACCAAAGCCATATTTAATTTTAAAAGATATGATGAAGAAAAACCTGGTATTATAAGTGACTTGGGGCCTATGCTGGATGATATTTTTGCCGGTCTGGTTGCTGGTTGCATGTCAAAAATTTTTGAGGAATGATCATGATCTTAGAAGGTTTTAGAGGATTGCTGGGACTGTTATCCTTCTCCACTATACTGCCCCTAAATATACATACAAGCATTGAAGAAATGGCTAAGGTCACCTGGTTGTGGCCTCTGCTTGGTGGAATAATTGGCATATTTGTAGGGGCTGTGGGTTTTGTCTTTGTGAACCTACTACCTATAGACCAGTTGATCACAGCAACCATTGTTTACAGTTTTGCCATTTCATTTACTGGTTTCCATCACCTTGACGGTTTAATTGACATGGGCGATGCTTTAATGGCCCACGGCGATTATAAAAAAAAGATAGGAATAATGAGAGATTCAAGAATTGGAACTGGTGGAATAGCATCCTTTTTTATTATAGCATTAATAACTGTGGCATCGATCAATGCCATATCCCCCAGTTCTATATTTCTAGTTTTACTGATATCAGAGATAGGGGCTAAAATGGGATTAATAACCTGTTGTGCCTTATCTCGACCCTTTCCAGATGGGACTGGGAAGTTTTTCATTGAATCTATGAATATGAAATTGCTGTTATTATCTTTAATCTTGTGTTTCATAGTGGGATTCATATTATTTAATGTAATCGGAGTTCTGGGAATTATTGGTGGCACTATAGCTGGAGTTATATTGGCTGTAGTATCTAGGAAAAGTTTTTATTGGACTACCGGTGATATTTTAGGTGCTTCCAATGAAGTAGGAAGAATGTTATCTTTATTAGTAATGACCAGCATGGTGATACCGTGGACGTTAATGTTTTAAGATTAGATCACAGAAGAAAAAGGGATGCCCGAATCACCACCCATGTTTGTTTAACTGCCCGGGCTTTTGGAGCATCTAAAACTATTTTAAGTGGTGAAAAAGATTCTAAACTCATGGAAAATGTTGAAGATGTGGTTAGAAGGTGGGGAGGAAATTTTAAAATTGGATATCAGAAAAATTGGGAGAATTTAATGGAAGAATGGCAAAAAAATGGTGGAGAAATTGTTCATCTTACCATGTACGGCACTCCAGTACAGGAAGCTATAAAAGAGATAAAAAATTCCCCAAAAGATAAATTAATAGTGGTTGGCGGCTCCAGAGTTCCAACTAAAGTTTATAAAAAGGCTGATCATAATGTTTCTGTTACATCCCAACCCCATTCTGAAGTTTCATCACTGGCCCTATTCTTACACATGTTATTTGAGGGAAAAGAGCTAGAACTAAATTTTGAAGGTGGAGAAATGAAGGTTATTCCCACAGCTCGGGGTAAAAAAGTGGTTACCCAAAAAGAGGATAAATAAAAAATTAAATTTTTTCCTATTTAATTACCCACTTTTATTCTGATGATCTTATCATCATCAATTTTAGGCACCCCCCTTCCATCTTTATTAGATGTAGCAATGTAAAGGTAACCTTTGTGTTCGACTACATCTCTTATTCTGCCAAGATTATTGAAAAGTTCATCCTCACGGGTGATCTCCATGCCAGAACTATCCAGATACAGTCGTCTAAGCTGATTACCCCTTAGACCTGCCACAAAAAGAGAGTTTTTATAGAAGGCCATTCCAGACGGTGCCAGGGTAAATTCACTAAAACATCGGATAGCATTAATATATCCATCAGTACTGTTATCACACTCTACAATAGGCCATCCATAGTTTCCCCCTTTTTCTATGATATTTATCTCATCATTTCTAGTGGCCCCGTGTTCTGAAGCATACATTAATCCATTGGAAGTATTCCAGGTTATGCCCTGAGGATCTCGGTGTCCATAAGACCAGACATAATTATTGAATGGATTATCAGCCGGTACTGTTCCGTCCTTGTTTAATCTCAATATTTTACCGGCTAAAGAGTTATTGTCTTGAGCCAGAAGTTCATTGCCAGCATCACCCGTGGTAGCATAAAGTTTACCATCTGGACCAAATTTCAATCTGCCTCCATTGTGAATACCAGAACTGGGGATGTTATCCAGTAGAACTGTTTCATTGGTAAGATTTGTGTTCAATGTAAACCTGGAAATTCTATTTCCATTATTCTGTGTAGTATAATATAGATAGACGTACTTGTTGTTATTAAAATCAGGATCAACAGCTATTCCTAAAAGACCAGACTCACTAACCTCTTTTACATTAACGTTTCCAACTTCTTGAACCTGATTTCCATCCCATATCTTTACTTTACCTCCTCTTTCCGTGAATATCATCCTATCATCAGGTAAAAATGCCATGGCCCATGGTGTGTCCAGATTGGTAAGTATTACCTCAGACTGATATCCAGATTCATCTACAGAACTTGGAACAAGTAATACAATCAAGGCGACAGTTATAATAATTAATATTCCCACAAAAACAATGAATTTTTTCTGCATTCCATTCCCCCTAACCTTTTATTGATTTTATTCTAATAAATCATTTAATTCGTTAAATGATCAAAGTTCTATGAAAACCATAGTATTAGGAACTTTAAATAGCACCACTATTAGGACAGGGCATTTCTGCAGCAAATACAAACCCTGAATAACTTAAAATAAACAATAGAATTATTATAAATAAACATTTTTTTGATCATATTTCAATTAAATCCCCTTTTAATATTATTTTATAAAGGGAACTAAAAAATTTTTCGTTTTCAGCGAGTTTATTATTTTAATGGTTATAATTAAATATTTTTCAAATTTAGTAAGTATTCTTTAGTTAATTTTGAATAACAATATTTTAAAAATAATAAAATTTAAAATAGTAATTATAATGGCTAAACTTTATTAAAAGATAGAAACTAAAAATCAGAATAAATCTCCTCTTTATTATCAATTAGATTAGATTAAATAAAGATTCAATCACCTTATTTATAAAATTGGCTCAAATTTGTTTTTAACTGTTCAAAACATAATTATTTGAATAGACTACTTCCAGCTTGATTTTTCTTCCATGAATTTTATCTTTTACCATTGCTTCAAGTTTTTTAAGAGATGGAAGTTGTCCATTTCCTATGATTCTTACAGTTACAATATCTTCTTTAGATTCAGCATCAACAGAGACCAACTCATATCTACTGCCACTCAACCAAGTACTTGATGCCTCAGTTATGGTTCCAGTAATGCTATTATCAATATAGATTGTGTAACCAGTATAGGCTAGAGGTACAGAAATCAAAACCATCATAACTGTAGCAATGGCTATACCCCTTTTTTTGGCAATTTGAGACTTATCTTTCACTGCTATCTTAGAAAAACCCATGATACCAAAAAGAGCAGTTCCAGTAACGAGTATGGCGAAATAATTTGTCATAAAAAGTAAAAGGCTACCCAGGGCCAAGGAATAGTTGGAACTTGCCAATAGAATACCCACATTTGCTAATGGAGGAACAAGAGATATGGCAATGGCTACTCCTGGCAATGTATCAGAAACATCATGGCGGGACATTGCAAAAGCACCAGCAACCCCAGTAACTAGAGCAGCTAAAAGGTCTAGAAGACGTGGAGAAGTTCTAACAATAACTTGGCCTATGTTTTCCGGTTGAAAAAAACTGGTCATAGGCAAGGTTAATAAGAATCCAACTCCAATGGCAGTGGCAATTCCTCCCAGACTTACCAATAGTGAAGTCTTGATAGCCAAACTATCACTTGCGCTGATACTAAAAGCAAGACCCATAATAGGTAGCATTAGAGGCGCGATAATCATGGCACCTATAATTACGGCTACAGAATCTCCAAGAAGCCCATAGGTAGAAATCCCCGAAGCAAGAATAAGCAGACAGAAAAATTTTACCAACTTTTTTTTAACATCCTCACCTTCATATACTACTAAATCTCGAATTCTTTTTACTTCTGCTTCATCAACAGGATCCCCGTGCAGCAATGTACCAATAGATTGTTTCATTTTCAATTCTCCAATATTATATAGTATAAACCTGGTTATATTACTTAGGAACTAAAAACTCGGCCACACCATAACCTTCTTTACCATCCCAATTGTATTTAAAAAGTGTTTCTATGATGATCATATCTCTATCAACCGGAACCATTCCATATATTATAACTTCTCCCTCTACTGTATATTTCATACCTTTTTTGTCAGATAAGATCATTGAAAAATTAGAAGGAATTCCCTCACTAAATTTTACATCTATATCTGATTTAGCGAGTGGTTCATTTACTGAATCCTTATAGAAATATCCTGCATTTATATCTCCTTCATCAACAGAGATTTTAGTAATATTAAAGGATTCATCGTCAGATAACTGGGAATTAATCCACATCCACATCTTAGGAGATCTCCAGTGCCTAATACCGCGGCTCAAATCTCGTTCACCCAATGCATTAATTTCAACTGATTCGCCATCAATATCAATTTTTCCCACAGCTTTTCCAAACTGTTCATAATGCTGGGATATTACATTAGATGACATTTACCTAAATTAAGTGCCTTACCTCCTATTTTTTCTATTGGAAGGCCTTTTTCTTCGAATTTTATCACATAAGTGTTTGTATCTGCCATATTACCATTACCTGCCATATCATCGTCATATTTTTCTATAGTTATCAAAAATAAGAGAATTCTGTATTTATCTTTAGATAAATAAAATATAAACAATAGGATTTTTTAAAAATTGAAAAATGAAACTAAAAAATAAATTTTAATAAAATATAAAACAAATATAGGCCTTAGAGTGTTATATATAAGTTTTAATATAAAGTTATTATGTGATATTATCCAATTAAAATACTAATAAATCTAAAAAAAGTGATTAAAGATGTTAAAAATTGTTGATCATATACTGGCCCAGGAAATTCTCACCAAGATCAGGAAGAAGGGAGTAGATAGTGTCCAATTTCGCTCGGGTGTGGTTGAACTTGGTCGCCTAATAAGTTATGAATTCATAAATACCATGGAACGAAATTCAGTTAAAGTAGAAACACCTTTAGGATTTGCTAAAGGAATCAAAGTAAAAAATAAAAAGGACGTTGTGGTTATAAGCATATTAAGGGCAGCTATCCCCTTAGTTGATGGTATTATGAGAGTTTTCCCTGAAGCCCAGTGCGGGGTGGTTGGTGCCTGGAGAGAAGATGAGCCTCCCTTTAAGGTGAAAATGGATTATATGAAAATACCTAACTTAGATGGAAAGATAATTATTGTGGCTGATCCTATGTTAGCCACAGGCAATACTATGAACACAATTTTAAAAGCCATAAAAAAGTTTGGAACACCTAAAAGACTTGTACTTTTTAATATAATCTCTACTGATGAGGGTATAGCAAAGGTAATTAACAATCACCCTGAAATTGAAATATACACTTGTTCCATTGAAAAAGAGTTGAGTAAGGAAGGTTATATTATACCTGGATTGGGAGATGCAGGAGATCTGGCTTTTGGTAAGCCTAATTAGTTACTTTTGTTATATATGGATTTTCCGTGGGCTGCTGCCACAATACCTGGGATTCCATCAACTTCCAATTCATAGATTGCTTCCATTCCTTCCTCAGAAAAGGCCGCTACTTTTTTAAATAAAACTTTACTGGTTAAAAGTGCAGCTACCGGCGGTGTAACCACATATACTGAATTTTCAGTATTTAATGTATCTATAGTTTCTTGTTTCAATATTCCCTTACCTAAATGTATTTTAACACCATACTTAGCAAGTAATGGTATGCTTCCCTCAATATCTTCCTTGTTACTGCTGGTGGGTGCTATTCCTGCGTCACTTACTGCAGTGTGCATTATCACTGATCCTTCTAGATCCAAAAGATTACTGCCATCTTCCAGTTTTTTAACCAGTTTTGGTAAAGCTGCATCTCTACCAGTAAATATTTTACCGTATATCTCAACCCGGTCTCCTATATCCAGAGTTTCAATTACCTCAGTTTTAACTGGTGTTTTAATTTTTTTCATAGTAACCACCGCATTAAAAGTATAATATCAAAAAACTTCTGAGATTCAATGAAAATATGATCAATTACAATAATTATGATTAATTCGCAGTTATTTGTTTTAAATCACTTAAAAATTGTGTAATATGTTCTTTTTTGATATGAGGCATTACTATAATTCTTATAGCTCGCGGATAGGAAGATATAGATACTGCCCATCCTTTATCACTCAATTTCTGTGCAAGTTCATCTACAGACATTTTTTCTGATTTAAAAGCCACTATATTTAGTTCTGGTTCAGTTATTAATTCCAGTCCTAACTCTTTTAGTCCCTGGGCCAGGGTTTTTGTAATTTCCATGCAGTTTCTGGACAGAGCCGTGTACCCTTCTTTTCCCATATATTTTAAAAGCGCCCATGTAGCAGCTGCTGAAGCACCAGTTCGGGTGCCTACAATAGTTGACTGTTTTTTTTCGGTTAAATAGGGAGTTTCTATACTCATAACATCCAGATATTTTTCATCCCGGAACAATATACCGCCGGTAGGTATAGGTGCTAAACCCATTTTATGCGGATCAATGGTCAGGGAACATACACCATCCAATGAAAAATCAAAGTCAGGAAGATCATAACCAATCTCCTTTAAGAAAGGTATAATAAAACCACCGAATGCGGCATCAACATGTAAATAAATTTCCTGTTCTGTGCATATTTTGGAGAGTTCCGGTATGGGGTCAATCTTTCCCAGTTCAGTGGTTCCAGCCACACCTACCACCGCCACAGTTCTATCAGATAATAGTTCCATTACTGAATCTAAATCCATTTTATAATCATCATCAAGCTTTGCTTCTTTCAGTTTAAGAGATAGAATATCTGCTGCTTTTTTAAAGGAAAAATGAGCCGATTTTGGCACAATTATTTCTGGATTTTGTACATTCGAACAGTTTCTGGCAGCACGCATAGCCATAATGTTTGCTTCGGTTCCTCCAGTAATTATATGGCCAAAAACATTCTTTGAGCCAAGGATACTTCCAAGAAGCTCTATAGATTCTCTTTCAAGTTTCTGAGTGCCTTTAAATAAACCAGGATCTCCCAGATTAGATTCTAAAAACATGGCATAAGCTTTTCTTCCGACTTCATGAGGACAGGTGCACATAGACCCTAATATCTTTCCAGATCGGTGGGTTAAATCCTCTTTCTGAAATTCTCTGAGTTTCTGGAATACTTCCTCTTTTGAAAATCTATTTTCATCCATATTAATTACCTGAAAAAAATAACTGATTAAAAAAATAGTATTAAAATTTAAAAAAAAGAATTATGATATTTTTATTCCTGCATCATTTTTCGGGCAGCTTTTAAAACCAGTTTCTTCTCTATTCGAGCTACTGTTTCTCTTACGGCTGGCACAGCATCAGTATTTGCAGATACACTGTCAATTCCAAGTTCCACTAATTTTTCCACAATATGTGGAATACTTCCTGCCTGTCCACATATACTGGTTTTTACTCCAGCAGCATTACATTTTTTGATAACCCGTGCTATCAATTTTAGTACAGCAGGGTGTCCTTCACTGTAAAGGCCAGCTACATTTTCATTGTTTCTATCAATGGCCAATGTGTACTGGGTAAGATCGTTGGTTCCAAAACTGGCAAAATCTATTCCAACATCAATGAAATCTTCAATCACCATGGCCGCTGCAGGTGTTTCCACCATAATACCAAATTCTATATTTTTCTGTGGTTTTAAACCAACTTCTTCTGCTATTTGCTTGGCCTTGCGCAGTTCATCTGGATGCTGGACTAATGGAATCATTATGCCTATATTGGTATAGCCCTGTTCATGTAATTTTTTTATGGCCTTAAATTCTGCTCTGAGAATATCTGGTTGATCTAGTTCCCGTCTGATACCCCTCCAACCCAGCATAGGGTTGTGTTCGTATGGTTCATCTTCTCCACCGTCTAATGTTTTGAATTCGTCAGTTGGAGCATCCAGTGTTCTGTACCATACTGGTTTAGGATAGAAGGCATCCACCACTTTTAGAATATTTTCCATAAGTATGTGAATGAGTTCGTCTTCACGACCGTCTTTTATGAATTTGATAGGGTGCACACCGGCAGTTAACATCATGTGTTCCGTCCTAAGTAGGCCGACACCATCTGCACCAGTTTGCGAAGCTTTTTTAGCTGCCTCCGGCATGCTGACATTCACTTTAACATCGGTAACTGTGAGTATTGGTGATTGCACCACTGCCTGCTGTCTTTCAACTTCAACTTTTTCAGCTACTTTGAGTTTACCTTTATAAACAATTCCCTTATTTCCATCTATAGTTACCAGTTGATTTTCATCCAGGATTTGTGTGGCATCTGTAGTTCCAACTACACAGGGAATTCCTAATTCTCGAGATACTATAGCTGCATGACAGGTTACACCGCCTTCATCAGTTATGATTCCACTGGCCCGTTTCATGGCCGGCACCATATCGGGAGTGGTCATGACTGTTACTAAAATATCACCGGTTTCCACTTTATCCAGTTCATCTATCTCTCTTACAATTTTTACTGCTCCAGAGCCCATGCCAGGACTTGCACCTAATCCTTTGGTTATAATGGTTCTTTCGTCTTCCATTTCTTCCCCATCCTCTTGATTTGATGATTTATCCAGAGTGGTTACTGGCCTTGATTGTAACATGTAAACCTTTCCATCTTCAATAGCCCATTCTGTGTCTTGTGGGAAGTTATAGTGACTATGTATATTTTTTCCAAGTTCTGTGAGTTCTGCCATCTCTTCAGCAGTTAGTACCTGTTTGTTCTTCATGTCTTCAGGAACTTCTACTTTGACTGTCCTGCCAGACTGGGGATCCTTATGGAACATGACATTTTTTTCACTGACCATGGTATCCAGAATTTCGCCGGTTTTTTTATCTATCCAGTAAGTATCTGGTGTAACAGTTCCAGAAACAACAGCTTCGCCCAATCCCCATGAAGCTTCGATTAATATTTTTTCTTCACCGGTCGATGGGTGTACCGTGAACATTACACCTGCTTTCTCAGCATCCACCATTTCCTGAACCACAACTGCGATGTAAACCTTTGAATGATCAAAATCATTTTCTTCACGATAAAAAATTGCTCTAGCACCGAAAAGAGAAGCCCAACATTTTTGAACATATTTTACGACATCTTCAGAACCGCTTATATTAAGATAAGTATCTTGTTGACCTGCAAAAGATGCTTCAGGCAAATCTTCTGCAGTAGCAGAAGATCTTATGGCCACAAATGCGTTTTCTTTGCCAATTTTATCGCAAAGGGCGTTATAAGATTCAGTAATAAGGGTTTTTATTTCATCAGGGACCCATGCATCCATAATGATCTTTTTTATGCGTACAGCAGCGTTTTGGAGTTCTTTATTATTATGAACATCCAAAGCATCAAGAATGTCCATGATTTCATCAAAAATTCCGGTTTCATTTATGAATCTTTCGTAGGTTGCTGATGTAACCACAAATCCTGGCGGAACTGGAATTCCTGCCTGGGTTAATTCACCTAAATTTGCTCCTTTTCCACCTGCAATTGCAACATCTTCTTTGTTTAGCTCATCAAAATATGCGACATTCTTCATGCTGATCCCCTAATTACAATTTTGAAAAATTTTTATAAAAAAATTCTTATTTGACTAATTCTTCTCCCTTGTCAATCACGATTCTACATGGTACGGGTAGCTTCATAGCAGCTCTTCTTAATGCTTCTTTTATATCTTTAAAGTTTTTCTTATTGGAATGGATAGTTAAAACTTTTTGATTAGGTTTTACTATTGCAACTGAACTTACAGGTTTACCGAAAGCTTTTCTCATACCATCCTGAACCCGGTCCGCACCAGCCCCAGTTGCCATTGGATTTTCTCGCACTATGTGGTGTGGATATACCCTTAACTTAAGGTGGTATCCCATTCTACCTGCTTTTCTCTGCATATATCTATTTGAAGCAATTCTTGCTGCTTCTAATGCATTGTGTTTAATATGTGCCGGCTCTTTAACTGCTAAACTAAGAGATAATGGGAATTCCGCTGATAGATTACCCATATCATATTGAACAATTCGTGAGCCTGGAATTTTACGTATATACTCTTTTCTTGTGTATGCTCTTACCATAAATAATCCTCCTAATAAAAATTTGAGT harbors:
- a CDS encoding quinoprotein glucose dehydrogenase, encoding MQKKFIVFVGILIIITVALIVLLVPSSVDESGYQSEVILTNLDTPWAMAFLPDDRMIFTERGGKVKIWDGNQVQEVGNVNVKEVSESGLLGIAVDPDFNNNKYVYLYYTTQNNGNRISRFTLNTNLTNETVLLDNIPSSGIHNGGRLKFGPDGKLYATTGDAGNELLAQDNNSLAGKILRLNKDGTVPADNPFNNYVWSYGHRDPQGITWNTSNGLMYASEHGATRNDEINIIEKGGNYGWPIVECDNSTDGYINAIRCFSEFTLAPSGMAFYKNSLFVAGLRGNQLRRLYLDSSGMEITREDELFNNLGRIRDVVEHKGYLYIATSNKDGRGVPKIDDDKIIRIKVGN
- a CDS encoding tRNA (cytidine(56)-2'-O)-methyltransferase; translated protein: MDVNVLRLDHRRKRDARITTHVCLTARAFGASKTILSGEKDSKLMENVEDVVRRWGGNFKIGYQKNWENLMEEWQKNGGEIVHLTMYGTPVQEAIKEIKNSPKDKLIVVGGSRVPTKVYKKADHNVSVTSQPHSEVSSLALFLHMLFEGKELELNFEGGEMKVIPTARGKKVVTQKEDK
- a CDS encoding DUF389 domain-containing protein, whose translation is MKQSIGTLLHGDPVDEAEVKRIRDLVVYEGEDVKKKLVKFFCLLILASGISTYGLLGDSVAVIIGAMIIAPLMLPIMGLAFSISASDSLAIKTSLLVSLGGIATAIGVGFLLTLPMTSFFQPENIGQVIVRTSPRLLDLLAALVTGVAGAFAMSRHDVSDTLPGVAIAISLVPPLANVGILLASSNYSLALGSLLLFMTNYFAILVTGTALFGIMGFSKIAVKDKSQIAKKRGIAIATVMMVLISVPLAYTGYTIYIDNSITGTITEASSTWLSGSRYELVSVDAESKEDIVTVRIIGNGQLPSLKKLEAMVKDKIHGRKIKLEVVYSNNYVLNS
- a CDS encoding fumarate hydratase, yielding MKKIKTPVKTEVIETLDIGDRVEIYGKIFTGRDAALPKLVKKLEDGSNLLDLEGSVIMHTAVSDAGIAPTSSNKEDIEGSIPLLAKYGVKIHLGKGILKQETIDTLNTENSVYVVTPPVAALLTSKVLFKKVAAFSEEGMEAIYELEVDGIPGIVAAAHGKSIYNKSN
- the upp gene encoding uracil phosphoribosyltransferase; amino-acid sequence: MLKIVDHILAQEILTKIRKKGVDSVQFRSGVVELGRLISYEFINTMERNSVKVETPLGFAKGIKVKNKKDVVVISILRAAIPLVDGIMRVFPEAQCGVVGAWREDEPPFKVKMDYMKIPNLDGKIIIVADPMLATGNTMNTILKAIKKFGTPKRLVLFNIISTDEGIAKVINNHPEIEIYTCSIEKELSKEGYIIPGLGDAGDLAFGKPN
- a CDS encoding tyrosine decarboxylase MfnA (catalyzes the decarboxylation of L-tyrosine to produce tyramine); its protein translation is MDENRFSKEEVFQKLREFQKEDLTHRSGKILGSMCTCPHEVGRKAYAMFLESNLGDPGLFKGTQKLERESIELLGSILGSKNVFGHIITGGTEANIMAMRAARNCSNVQNPEIIVPKSAHFSFKKAADILSLKLKEAKLDDDYKMDLDSVMELLSDRTVAVVGVAGTTELGKIDPIPELSKICTEQEIYLHVDAAFGGFIIPFLKEIGYDLPDFDFSLDGVCSLTIDPHKMGLAPIPTGGILFRDEKYLDVMSIETPYLTEKKQSTIVGTRTGASAAATWALLKYMGKEGYTALSRNCMEITKTLAQGLKELGLELITEPELNIVAFKSEKMSVDELAQKLSDKGWAVSISSYPRAIRIIVMPHIKKEHITQFLSDLKQITAN
- a CDS encoding phosphoenolpyruvate synthase, whose amino-acid sequence is MKNVAYFDELNKEDVAIAGGKGANLGELTQAGIPVPPGFVVTSATYERFINETGIFDEIMDILDALDVHNNKELQNAAVRIKKIIMDAWVPDEIKTLITESYNALCDKIGKENAFVAIRSSATAEDLPEASFAGQQDTYLNISGSEDVVKYVQKCWASLFGARAIFYREENDFDHSKVYIAVVVQEMVDAEKAGVMFTVHPSTGEEKILIEASWGLGEAVVSGTVTPDTYWIDKKTGEILDTMVSEKNVMFHKDPQSGRTVKVEVPEDMKNKQVLTAEEMAELTELGKNIHSHYNFPQDTEWAIEDGKVYMLQSRPVTTLDKSSNQEDGEEMEDERTIITKGLGASPGMGSGAVKIVREIDELDKVETGDILVTVMTTPDMVPAMKRASGIITDEGGVTCHAAIVSRELGIPCVVGTTDATQILDENQLVTIDGNKGIVYKGKLKVAEKVEVERQQAVVQSPILTVTDVKVNVSMPEAAKKASQTGADGVGLLRTEHMMLTAGVHPIKFIKDGREDELIHILMENILKVVDAFYPKPVWYRTLDAPTDEFKTLDGGEDEPYEHNPMLGWRGIRRELDQPDILRAEFKAIKKLHEQGYTNIGIMIPLVQHPDELRKAKQIAEEVGLKPQKNIEFGIMVETPAAAMVIEDFIDVGIDFASFGTNDLTQYTLAIDRNNENVAGLYSEGHPAVLKLIARVIKKCNAAGVKTSICGQAGSIPHIVEKLVELGIDSVSANTDAVPAVRETVARIEKKLVLKAARKMMQE
- the cobS gene encoding adenosylcobinamide-GDP ribazoletransferase; the protein is MIMILEGFRGLLGLLSFSTILPLNIHTSIEEMAKVTWLWPLLGGIIGIFVGAVGFVFVNLLPIDQLITATIVYSFAISFTGFHHLDGLIDMGDALMAHGDYKKKIGIMRDSRIGTGGIASFFIIALITVASINAISPSSIFLVLLISEIGAKMGLITCCALSRPFPDGTGKFFIESMNMKLLLLSLILCFIVGFILFNVIGVLGIIGGTIAGVILAVVSRKSFYWTTGDILGASNEVGRMLSLLVMTSMVIPWTLMF